A single region of the Candidatus Methanomethylicota archaeon genome encodes:
- a CDS encoding OsmC family protein, with protein MVEVKVELHKGVGLIATTETGFTVVMGGSMETVGAEKRYGPSAMELVLVALGGCLSSVMLRILNSRKINVENLEVKIHGETMKETPQRYKNIEVEINAKGAPKEEIQRAAELAEKYCPVLWTLKENVEVHLKVQ; from the coding sequence ATGGTTGAAGTGAAAGTGGAGCTACATAAGGGGGTAGGCCTAATAGCCACCACAGAAACAGGATTCACAGTGGTAATGGGAGGATCAATGGAAACAGTTGGAGCAGAAAAGAGGTACGGACCCTCAGCAATGGAACTAGTACTAGTAGCACTGGGAGGATGCCTATCATCAGTAATGCTAAGAATACTAAACAGCAGAAAGATAAATGTGGAAAACTTGGAAGTAAAGATTCATGGAGAAACCATGAAAGAAACACCACAAAGATACAAGAACATAGAAGTGGAAATAAATGCAAAAGGGGCTCCAAAGGAGGAAATACAAAGAGCAGCAGAACTAGCGGAAAAATACTGTCCAGTACTATGGACATTAAAAGAGAATGTAGAAGTACATTTGAAAGTTCAGTAA
- a CDS encoding S9 family peptidase, giving the protein MRNLKIEDYNRFTSVCDPQISPDGKRIAFVTIKPDTQENNYKSRIWVINIDNGEVELTTNGPTDTWPRWSQDGKKLLFISRRTIREGEPGNELWIQQINGGEPRLVMKSRNGIIQPSWNPDNKHILYRSTVMRGELDQEARLIDKIPIWFDGIGFTHHINTHLFQIDIYSNEVEQLTSGDIDVVEAKYSNDGKKVAYAATTNYMEPRKQYLHIINLETRETIKLKHMGMGIGPLTWHPDGKRIIFRGNDYRRGYPTHECIWQINIETEELQNLTGKTGYQTNHSIYYDLRGPYQAPQPPIIENDEIYFTQTRGGRHNIYKMNMKTMEVEDVVTGDFVIENFQVKDNKIVYTKVTEKMPAEIYVWENGLERKLTSFNDEILREVKVQGHERFQFKASDGANIEGWIMKPTEYREGEKYPTIIFIHGGPKSTFGYAFMFEHQICAANGYVVIYANIRGSGGYSEEFADIRGKYGERDYQDIMEMIEYVTREYNYIDEERMGVTGISYGGYMTNWIITQTNKFKAAVSLNGISCWLAEFGTTDIGFHFVPDQIGGDWWNNREEWINKSPITHANKVQTPILIIHSMEDYRCYLDQALLFYTALKYLGKEAKLLLFTSGSHVFSRSGKPNHRVKRLKHMIEWFNQYLKQKT; this is encoded by the coding sequence ATGAGAAACCTAAAAATAGAAGATTACAATAGGTTCACGTCAGTATGCGACCCACAAATATCGCCAGACGGCAAAAGAATAGCCTTCGTAACAATAAAACCAGACACACAAGAAAACAATTACAAATCTAGGATATGGGTTATCAACATAGATAATGGAGAAGTAGAACTAACCACAAATGGACCCACAGACACATGGCCAAGATGGAGTCAAGACGGCAAAAAACTACTATTCATATCAAGAAGAACCATAAGGGAGGGGGAACCTGGAAACGAACTATGGATACAACAAATAAATGGTGGGGAACCAAGACTAGTAATGAAGAGTAGGAATGGAATAATACAGCCATCATGGAATCCAGACAACAAACACATCCTATACAGATCAACAGTGATGAGGGGGGAATTGGATCAAGAAGCAAGACTAATAGACAAAATACCCATATGGTTTGATGGAATAGGATTTACACACCACATAAACACACATCTATTCCAAATAGACATATACTCAAATGAAGTGGAACAATTAACTTCAGGAGACATAGACGTAGTGGAAGCAAAATACTCCAATGATGGAAAGAAGGTAGCATACGCAGCAACAACAAACTACATGGAACCAAGAAAACAATACCTACACATAATAAACCTCGAAACAAGGGAAACCATAAAATTAAAGCATATGGGAATGGGCATAGGACCACTAACATGGCACCCAGACGGTAAAAGAATAATATTCAGAGGAAACGACTATAGGAGAGGATACCCAACACATGAATGCATATGGCAAATAAACATAGAAACAGAAGAACTACAAAACCTAACCGGGAAAACCGGATACCAAACAAATCACAGCATATACTACGATCTAAGAGGACCATACCAAGCACCACAACCACCAATAATAGAAAATGATGAAATATACTTCACACAAACAAGAGGGGGGAGACACAACATATACAAAATGAACATGAAGACAATGGAAGTGGAAGACGTAGTTACAGGAGACTTCGTAATAGAAAACTTCCAAGTAAAAGACAACAAGATAGTATACACAAAGGTAACTGAAAAGATGCCAGCAGAAATCTATGTATGGGAGAATGGCTTAGAAAGAAAGCTAACAAGCTTCAACGATGAAATATTGAGGGAAGTGAAAGTGCAGGGACATGAGAGATTCCAATTCAAAGCATCAGATGGAGCCAACATAGAAGGATGGATAATGAAACCAACAGAATACAGGGAAGGGGAAAAGTATCCAACAATAATATTCATACATGGAGGACCAAAAAGCACCTTCGGATATGCATTCATGTTCGAACACCAAATATGCGCAGCCAATGGATACGTGGTGATATATGCAAACATTAGGGGTAGTGGTGGATATAGTGAAGAATTCGCAGATATAAGGGGGAAGTATGGTGAAAGAGATTATCAAGACATAATGGAAATGATCGAATACGTAACAAGAGAGTATAATTACATAGATGAAGAGAGAATGGGAGTAACGGGGATAAGCTATGGCGGATACATGACAAACTGGATAATAACGCAAACCAACAAATTCAAAGCAGCAGTATCACTAAATGGGATAAGCTGCTGGCTAGCTGAATTCGGAACCACAGACATAGGATTCCACTTCGTACCAGACCAAATAGGTGGAGACTGGTGGAACAATAGGGAGGAATGGATAAACAAATCACCAATAACACACGCCAACAAAGTTCAAACACCAATACTAATAATACACAGCATGGAAGATTACAGATGCTACCTAGACCAAGCACTACTATTCTACACAGCACTAAAATACCTCGGAAAAGAAGCAAAACTACTACTATTCACAAGTGGAAGCCACGTATTCAGCAGATCAGGAAAACCAAACCATAGAGTTAAAAGGCTAAAGCACATGATAGAATGGTTCAACCAATACCTAAAACAGAAAACATAA